The genomic window tttctagCAGTGCCTGCCAGTGTTACACTGAGCAACTTCACTCAAGTCTTGGTTCAGAACACGAAGTATGTGCACTTCACAGTGCACATGCTGTCATGCCACACAACACAAATGAACATTGCAGAAACTTGAAAAGGGGTTGtgcctgaaaaaaaatttaactccTGTCCTAGAgcacaatattccatcacattcatttactataatttgttcagtcattttccaactgataggtatccctcagtttccagttctttgtcaatacaataaaaactgctataaatatttttgtacatatgggcccttttcctttgatctctttggggtacagacctggTAGTAGTACGgtggggtcaaagggtatgcgtaGTTCAATAGCTTTGGGGGCATggtcccaaattgctttccagaatggttggactagttcccAGCTCCACCAGCTGTATCTTACtatcctatttttccacatcccctcctgcatatgtcattttcctttttgttgtctTGGCCAACCTGATGGGTGTGAagcggtacctcagagttgttttaattttaatttctctaataattagtgatttagagcattttttcatgtgactattaatagctttgaattcttcttctgaaaattgcttgttcacaTCCCcggaccatttatcaactgagaaatTGCTCTTACTCTTATAAATTTGGTTCCGTTCCCTATAaggttgagaaatgaggcctttatcaaagattGCAAAgatttcccctccccaccatttcttgtttttcttctaattttagctacacTGGTTTTACCTGaataaaaacttaattttaataaaaattatccattttacttcctgcaAACCTCCCTATCTTGTTTGGCTAAATATATCttttctcaaaaattatttttggtttgtATGATCTTGAGGGGCAAGAAATTCTGTATCTTTATTTTCAACtgtaaaaaaataatgtaattccTTGTATTTTTCTAAAACTATGTCTTTCAAGCATCAGTTGAGCATATAACATTTAGTTGCCTGGGAAATGAATGCACTTGGATCTTATTCCTTACCTTTCCATTTAGGACAATGTTTTGGCTTCCACACAGAACTGACTGGCGACTGACTTTGTTTCCAGATGCCTGAGGAAAAGCAACAAAAAGCCTAGGTGAGATCAATGGGTTCTGTGCACTCACctctgagagagacagacagacagacagacacagatagacagagacagagagacagacagagagaaaggggggggggaaggtgtACTGGAGGAATTACTTGATCAAGGACCGGGAAACAAAGTGTTGAGGATCAGGACAAGGGTAGATGAAGATAACAGAACATGTAAAGGTATGTGTGGGAATcaaaatcaaccaatcaacaaatactGAATTTGTATGCAAAGAACTCTGTTACCTAACGAAAAGGaccaagaaatattttaagatgTAGTACCAGTCCTCAGATGCTCTAGATGAAGACTAAATACAGGCAATGGCAATCAAATGGCTGAGAAACTGAAAGGTATTTTTGTCATACAAACAAATGGTGATTAGGTTCTCAGGCAATCTGGAAAAGCCCATTTAACCTAAACTGTCAGTACCAGTTTTATGCTAACAGTACTACAAAACCTAATCAACACATGCAACCATATTTCTGTGAAGAAAACATTCAGAATTCCAACTTGAGACTCCAGGATCGCAACCTTGTTAGTCAACCAACCTTTATTAACCCTGCTACGCGCCAGGCACTGAGCTGAGTACTGGAgatactaagaaaaataaagaacggCCCCAGCTCTCAAAAAATACACTGTTTAATGGTCTCCTACTTGAGAACATCCTCACTCACTTCACCATTAAGTAGGATAGGGGAATCTCTCAGCTTAAAGCTGAAGGAGGTAGCTCCCATAACCTGAGATATGAGCTCGAGTACAGCAAAAGCTGGAGAATGAGCAACAGCCTAAGTGGAGCACTGTAGTCTAGGAGCTAAGtaaaatttgaaggaaattttCAGGAAACTCtcagttatttcttttcttccttgagaCCACACACAGGGCTTCTGgcttcaaagaatcatagaacatGAGAACTTAAAGGAAATTTAATTCAAAGTTGAAACAAGCTTATGGAGCTGATTTGCCAAagttcataaaagaggcaggctgTCATCTGAATTAACCCTGGTgttctgattccaggttcagcgtTCCTTCTGCTACACAAAAGGTTCTTAAGGTAGGGTCCACAGACTGATGATCATGGATAGATGTGGGGGGGCCAATGAAGTTGAATTGGAAAACTAGGCTctagctgaaatttagcatttccttcaatgatATGAGTTATGAAAGTCCGTAACATTTTCGAAAGGGGTGGATAGGCCTCCCCAGACTTTCAAAGGTACTCATTACACAAAAAAGGTTTAGAATCCCTGCATTACATCATGACTCCACTCCAGAGCATTActgatatttcatttaaaaaaagcagCTTTTTGACAAGTCTAACATTttcaaaaggaagaaggaaaattaaGCAGTTTGCTCAGCACTGatattttaaagtccttttatattttattttgttttatttatgtcCCAACAGATACTCCCTGGTCTATTGCTTTCTCCTATCACTTCTTTTCTAGCCCAAAGTTGAGATGGAGAATAAGCTGAATTACTGTGCCTTTGGGATTTCTTAAAACTTTTCATATCAAGTAACAAAAACCAGACTGGAACTAAAGGATTCCCTGCCCagcccttttctctctctactcaTCTTCTCAGGCCTGTTTAGAACTTATAGCCCACAGGGGCCAATAATGGGTTTCTCCAGGAGTTTCTTAACGGAAAACTCAAGCTTTATTTGAGAAAAAGTGGGGTTGGGGCCTGTGAGGTGTGTGCACTCAGGGCTTTAGGTaacagcacaagaaatgtggggaggagagaggatgggGCTATAGAGCCCAGCTGCTCGGTAACTCTCCCGGTCAGTACTAAGGCAGACCTGGGCCTAGCGAGATGCAAGACCGGTCTGAAGGAGGGGCCAGCCGGATGTATGGACCACACGTAAAGCACCAGGAGGCACCCGAAGAGAAGCGGAGAGCCCCTCCTGGGCGCGAAGGCACGAGCTCTGGCCTCCTCCCCGGCCTCTctcggggcctcagtttcccgaTCTGTACAACGAAGATGTCTAAGACTCCGCACCGTTCCCAAGGCCCGGGTGGATTTCTCCTCCAAAGGGAAGAAGGCAGAGGGCGGGCAGCGAGCACAGAGCACCGGGAAGGCCCCAGGCCTGCGCCCTGGGGGTGGCTTAGACTAGGCCAAGGCTGGGAGACGCAGGAcgcgggggtggggctggggctgCCCGGGGATGGGCGGGGCGGCCCAGCCCTCAGCGGGGAGTTTACCAGGACCCCCGTCCGCTCTAGCCCCCGCCCCGCTCCCTGCGGCCCGGGGTCGCCCAGCGCACCGTCTCGATGTACTCCGACTTATTGTAGAGTAGCTCGCTCAGCTCCATCTCCGCAAACCCAGTCTCCCAAGCTCCAGTCTCCCTTCCTCCTAGTTCCGGCCTCCACCGTCACTTCCGGTCTGGAAAGAGGAAAcgcccatccctccctccttcattttctccattcGCTCCGCCCCCTCGCTCGATTGGCCTGCGCTCCTCTAGCTGGATTCGATCGGCTGTTCGGCGAGCGACCCCTGACGGCTGGGTGGAGCTGGCGGGAGTTGGAAGGGGCGGGAGCTCGCAGCTGGGCTCGTGGCTCCTAGCGGCCTCGGCGGGGCCGGGGCCCAGTGACGCCCCCAGAGCCGGAGTGAACCGGAAGGAGCCGCCCCGCCATCCTCTCCGGTGACCGCAGCCATGGAGGACCCGGCGGGGAGAGTGCTCAGCtgtgaggagaaggagaaggtgctggctgggagtggggggaagggtcTTGTGAtgtctgggggggaggggcggggagggCTTTCCTCCGGAGCGGGGGGGAGGGGATCTCTCCttgccccctcccccgcccctcctCTCTCTGGACCTCGTGCTGCCTCCTGACGCTTTAGAGCCCGCGGAGGGCTTCCCGTAGAGGCTGCTGCCTCCTTCGACCCCCGCCCCGAAGACTTGGCCACCTCCTCTTACCGCGCAGcactggaactcaggttttcctaagcTTCCCGAGGTCCCGCCACTGTGCTGTGGTTTGTCTTTAAATTTGTGcccccagggcctggcacagtgcctggcattctgcaagcacttattaagcccctactgtagACACGATGCTGAAAGTTGATGATGTCACGCCCCAAACACCTAGCATCCTTGTTGGATTGAAGTCCTGGTTCTGGAACGCTCGTTCTCTCCATCTCCCACCCCCGGCAGGGGTGAAAAAACACAAAACACCCAAacctgagatgaggaggaggaaaatctGCAGAATGTTTTGTATTCCGAGAGCGTCAGGGACGCAGAAATCAAACCGCGTGCTTCCTCTGCTCTCTGCGAAAGCTTTGACTCTTCCTTATCTGCAGTTTGGTGTTTCTGTGGAGGTGTCTAATTCCAGATTGTTGCCTTTCTCTCTCCAGCTGAAGGAAAAACTGGCCTTCTTAAAGAGAGAGTACAGCAAGACACTGGCTCGATTGCAGGTAGGACCTTCTTTTCCTGAGAAGCTCTTGCTGCTTTTGCAGATGACTATTATTTTCATGTTACTTATTATCACTTTATTGGAATACATTTTGAGGAAACTTAATTTTATTGAACTTGCTCCTGggtctgcttttgttttgtctagCGTGCTCAAAGagctgagaaggcaaaaaattctTTGAAGACTGAACAGAATTGCACACTTAAGCAGGAGTCCTTGATACAAACAAACTCAGGTAAAAATAAGCCCATTCGTTTGTATTTGCTGAGCTCATTTAAAGGTTTTTGGGTGTTATCTTACAAAGGAGactattttttgatatttttttttatgtttagtcTTTATCTCTCAGCTTTCAAATATAAATTTTAGTTAAGATGGGGcaaaagaatttagaaaagaaaggaaaagaacttggAAAAATGGGTAATTCTTGATGAAGTATGGGGGAAACACTTTTTGTCAGTGAAATTCTCAATGTAAATTAGCTTTAAGATTATGGTAACTAGCAAGCTGTTCAAAATTTGAATGTAGTACTGTATTGTAACGTCTTTAAGGGCTGGGGaacatttatctttgtatctttcccACAAGCTACAACAATGCACTGAACACATTCAGAACTTAGTATTGTAAGAGTAATAACTTTTAATGAATAGTAACAActtatattcatatagcacttttgCATTCCTATATACTATCTTTTTTTATCCCTACAACATCCTTTTGAGGTGAATagggcaggtattattatcctcattttatagatgagaagattACATCTCCAAAAGTTCCTATTTGTCCTTGGTTACCCAGTTGGTAAATAGGGGAGATGGGACTTAAATTCAGGTATCTTTTTTCTTGGTCTACCAACTTTTTACCACTTTAGTTGAATATCTCTTTTATaaagtttgtttcatttttcactttaattGTAGTCTAGTGCCTAATATGCTAGTCATCAACTatttttgtttccccagagcCAGAAGACAAAGTATGTCTTGGTGATAAATTAGCAACATGTACACTACAAATTGATGCCTGCCTTAATGCAGAAACCAAGGAGAAAACAGCTGTCACACTTGACTCTGAGCCTGAGTTATTGAGCACAAGTGATGGCTCATCAGGAGCATATCCTGAACATGTAGATGATAACTGCCAGGAGAATGTCCTTTATAGCGTCACTGGACCAGATAATGAGAAAAAGCAAAGTGAACAGCCATTGGTTAGAATGAAGACCCCCAAAAAGACATCAGTGTCAGAAGGAGAGGAATCTTTCTTTGCCTCTGACTCACTTGTAAATGCTGGACCAGAACAAGTGTTTGCTACAGAAAATCCCGAGTTACCAGTGCTTCAGGTAAAAAATCAGTTTTCATGTGAGAAGGAGATCCAGAATTCTCCCAGATCAATCACAGAAATCAATGAATGTCTTGTTGCTCCAGCTTCTGAACTTGAAAATGATGCCAGtgcaattttgaaagaaaataatatttctaagatGGCTGCACTTTCTCTACACCATCCTTTGCAACTTGAGTGTGTTCCTCTTGAAGAAATCTGTGATAACTATAAACTGGCTACCCAGTGTTCAATGAACCGTATTCAtgtttcatctgaaaaattagaggagggagggaaaaaatatattatcTCTCCAGGTGACAAGATGGTAAATCTTAATATGAATGTGGATAAAAAGATGTCTAGCACTTTTGCCTTGCCATCAGATGACAGAGTAAATGAGCTCAATCATTCATTAAGCAAAAACACACATTTTGATGAACAGAATCATAGCTTGAAGCCTTTAGGATCTTCTAGTGACTTACTTGATAGTAGAGGTGAAAATCTTCAAAAGAAAGAGGTCCTAAGTGAGACTGTGAGTCCTACCATAGAAATAATCTCTCCTGGTCCTACagaaaatgcactgaattcttgTACAGTGCTTGATGGTCTTCTGTTTCCTGTGGAGTATTATGTTAGGACAACACGACAAATGTCAAATTGTCAGAGGACAGTAGACCTGGAAGCTGTAATTCAGAGCCAGTTAGgtgtaaaaagaaaaggatttaagCGTAAATGTAAGCAGGTAACTAAACATTTAGATCTCTCCTCCCAAGAGCAAAGTGAACTTCCATTATCTGACCAAGGAAGTTCAAGTAGTCCTCTCCAAAAGTCTTTCTCATCAACCACTGAAGGCAGCGCTGCTGCTTTGCCCACTAAAGACAATGATTGTGCTCTGAATACTTGTAAAAGACGATCAAGTAGAAGACTCAGAGGGAGAAGATTCTTTtgcaaaaaaggaataaatgatcAGGACTCAGAGGTGCAAGTTTCTGATAAGCTGGATATTAAAAAACCCAAGGAAGATGTTGCTTTGTGCAAAGAAGCTCCAAGGAAAAAAGAACATGccacaggtaaaaaaaaaaaagtcacagacaAATCAAGGTGTATCCATGCTAACGTTGACAAAAAGCACCTATGTCAGTAACACAATGTATTATACATCTTCAGTTCTTTAGGCCTGTATTAGGCGTGTGTTCTGTTCCACAGAAATCAGAGCATGGTAAAAGTCCCTCCAAACATTATCTGATTCACTGGGAGGAGACTGTAATTAATGCTGGAGATGATTTGGGAACCATACCAATTGTCTGTCATTTTGAGAACCAACTGACAGAATTTTCATCTGTCTAGCCCAgcttggtggttcagtggatggaaTGTTgagcttggagttaggaggactggAATtgagatcctgcctcagatgtaTACTAGTTATGCCAAACCGggccacttaacctttctcagcctgagtttcctaatttgtaaaatggagtaacaatagcacctacctcccatcattgttgtgaagatcaattgaAATAACACATAAGAGTTTtggaaaacttaaaattttacataaatgctagctatgattattAAGAGCAATAATGCACTAAAAAGCTCCAAACCTATGCAGTTGCCTCTTAATAAAGTGCTTTAAGCAATTTATTTAGCCTCTCCTGGAcataaaaattaggaaaagtaGAGATACTTAGTAACTATATCTCTAAAGTATTTTTAGGTTtacaaactattttcttcacaacaatctcaTAAGATAGGTAGTGTAAATGCTCCAGTTTTctggatgagaaactgagactcagagaagttgtgacttatccaaggtcacacagtaagtaagtgTCAGAACTAGGACAAGACACTTCAGACTCCTACCTAGTTTCTTTTACAACTCTATGTGTCCCGTCACAGAATAATAGACTTTCATTTCTGTTAGTGTAGGAAATCAAATTTACTAGGACTGGTTCaacacctccccccacccccaatttggGCAACTTCCTGTATTCTCTCTGGAACCAAACACATGAGCAGAAATGTCCTCACATTTCTACTTACTCTTCCTCTCTTCTATGGTCCCCATTAATATTTCCAGTCAAATCCTAAATCAAGGGATTTCTGTGTCTTAACCACTCTCATAGTTAATATTGAATTCCTCAATGCAGTTTTAAGAGTATGGTGGATGTTAAAAGTAAGGGACTCAGGGTCTTAATAGCACAGGATATCCTGTTGAAATTTAAGTGAAATCTGACATTTTTGTAGCTAGAAGGTGTCCCTGCCTTTCAgtagaaaaaaacaagcaaacaaacaaaaagcccccCAGAAACCTTACTTTCAGTATTGTATAACACTGTAGTGTTACAAAAATTGATCTAGGGACTTGAGTCCTATCCCAAGGTATTGGATAAATGGCTGTGAAAGCTAATCAAAAGTGTTCTTCCTCtcaggttttaattttttttctttttttgttaggGAAACAAGGTTGTATTCAAAATAAGAACCTTCATTCTTCCATTGGTAATGACTCCTTGATTGTGGATAATACCCGTTTTGATCTTTCATTTCATCTTAAGAATGAGATATTCAGTTTTAAGAAGTTGTCATCAGGCATCAACATCGCTGACTTTGACTTGCCTGATGAGGACTTTGGTATTCTTAAGTTTGAGAAATTAAAGTCTCACTCAGCACAACAGCTTGAACCCTTTGATTCAGGAGATGGTGGAAAAAAGTGTGATGATGGTAACTGTCGTATTTTGGAGCAACTGGTGCCTAAAAGGATCGttacagaaaaggagaatttagCAGAGGATATTATTACTGTAACAAACTcacaaccaaaaaaaccaaaacatattcCTCAAAATATGCTACTTTTCACACCTTCTAGTACTAACCTACCTGACACAATTAACCAGCTTGAAGCAGATGTGTGTTCTCCTGTTTTCCCTGTCTTAGGTACCACTCCAGTTTTTGGCTCCCAAATTCACAGTGAAAATGTGGCTACAGAAATTACTGGACCAACTTTTTGCACACCCAGCCATACTTACTTGAAAAAAACAGACAATTTTACTGGAGATAATCAGTGTAACAATTCACCCAGTGCATTGAAATTGGGTACTAACATGCATTCATTAGGTAGGGAAGTAAAAAAACAGCCTGACCAAATAGTACGTTCTTCTGAAAGGAAATTTGACAGTGACTGTGGTTTTCAAGAAACTCTTCCACCTGTTGACTCAGGCACTTTCAGAGAAAGACCACtgttggaaagcactttgcaggtATGATTTTTCACttaccttaaattaaaaaaaaaaggactgatgcctttcattattatatttattttcaaatatatacttCCTCTCACCTCAGGTAAGTCATACCTTGTAACTAacatcaaaaaagaaaggaagaaaggtggTTTAACAAAACCAACCAACGTCTCTGTCTGTAGTATTCCGCACTCAACTTCTATgatgaagaaaatacattttcctaACTTCCAGGTCAAACTTGGTGTTATACAGTAATTACAGAATgctcaattttattgtttttttcatttccattgtcattatatatgttgttttcctgcttctctttgtTTTACTCTGCATTGGCTCTAGTATGTCTTCTTATGCTTCtcaggcacatggtaggtgcttaataaaggtttattttctcaggcacatagtgggtgcttaataaatgtttactgatcgATTGCTTTAAttctcatttgtcattttctatggCTAAGTCATATTTTGAAGCATTCATGtagcataatatataatatatataaatttatgtttatattacattctccaattgatattGAGTACTTTATTTCCAAGTCTTTCTAAGAGAAAATTATTGCTATGACTATACTATATATGAGAGCTTTCTTTTGGACTTTCATCTCTTTGGCATATATCCCTAGAAGTgggatctctggatcaaagggtatgggcattttagtcactttcttaacATAACTGCCAATTGCTTTCCAAATTGGTTATACTGATTctcagctctaccaacaatgtattagcaTGGCTGTCTTCAAGCAGCCCAACATTGACaatttccatcttttatctctTATTTTGCTGAGTGTGGGTTGAAACCTCAAGAATTCTCTTGATTTGAATTTCTCCTGTCAACGATTTGGGTCATTGGTCATTCATGTTAGTAGTTTTCAATttgtcttttgaaaactgtttgttcacatcttttgaccaCTTTACCATTAGGTAAAGGCTTTTAATCCTTGTATATCGGCGGTAAGAGATGTTAACATTCTTTCCTAATCTAGTTCTTCCCTTATACTGATGCATTGTGTCTGAGgaaaagattttcagtttcatgttaaTGAAGTTACCTGTTTCATCTTTTGTGATCTTTATGTCtcctttggttaagaattctctgCCTTAGTTGTGAAAGGTACCTGATTGttgagatatacatacatataatctatatctatttatctatatgtatgtataggttcTTAACTTTTATGTCATGAACCTCACTCAGACTTGGGAAATGGGTCTGTGACATAATAGTCTGGTTAAAACTATGGACTtcctttcagaataatattttttagtgcataaagtaaaatatataggattacaaaggtaacaattatgttaaaataattatcaaaattctAAAAAACTCATGAACCTCATGAGTTAAGAACCCCTCCCTGGTATAAGATATGAATCTAAACCTAGTTCTTGTCAAATAGGGAGTTCCTCCCAAAGTTTGTGTTACTAAGTTTATCTAACACTGAATTATTGAGtttgattgtttctatttctGGCTTatcctgttccactgatctacttttctattttttaaccagtaccaaatgatgattactgctttataataaaatctcAGGTCTGTAAACGACTATTcccttcattcctacttttttcattatttcccttgagattcttaaccttttgttcatAGCAAATGGATTTTATTTAGCTCAATAAATTATCCACTTGTTAAGCATGCTCTGAAGGAATGAAGTAAATGTCTGTTAAGTAATAATTAATGAGTTCTTGATGAATTGGCCCTGAAGTGAGATTAAAACATTGAAAATGCCCAGTTAGAAAATGTTTTAGTGTGTTCTTTTGATATGACTAATAATATGCTTTAATTATGATTGTATGGTTAACTTAAAATTCATCCTTAAAAACTGAAAAGTTGTTTTAAAAGAGCTGCCTTTTTAATAAAGATATATCACTGGGACTTAATgttcattttagaaagaaaataaaaatatagaacatTGAAATTTTAATTAATGTAGATATAAATTTTCAGTCAGTTATGCTCATAAACTTTAAGTTAATATGCTGACTTCTTTCTCCCCACAGACTAAAGTAGCAGAACATCCTGCTGAAATTTGGTGTGATAGTTTGAAAGTCGGTAACCTACAACTAGTTTCAAAGTTAAAGGTCAGAAGGCTATCTTCTTTACATCATTGTCTCCTTAATTACTGACAAATTAGATGAGTTCTGAAGACAGAGGAAAATTTGATCATGCTACTGCCCTCCATTTAAGAAAGTATATAAGTACTCTTTAAATTCAAGTACAATTGAAGCTGAAATAAAATCAGTTcagtcctttccctctcctcttttttctgttAAAAAGGTTTTCTTGTAAGGGATGtgaatgttttaaatgtttttaggCAGATTGTAAAAGAGAAATTACATGAAGCTGTTTCCAGGGTATTTGGCTTGTTTAAAGATTTTAAATCAAACAGGTTTATTGTCTGAGTGAAGGGAGATTATTCTATTCTTATGAAGAGAAGAAACAATAAACAAGATAGATACATTTTAAATACTGTAAATAGTCCTTTTATATATTCTAGATTGATGCTTGTCCCTATAATCTTTTTGCTACAATTTCATTTAGCAATGCAATTAATATTTAATTGGTCACTGGATTGCAGGGTCTAATTGAGTCAAATATAGCTATAACTTTTGAGTTcctgaaaactgaaattaaaatgaaCATGGTAGTTAATTCCTGGATTAGCCCTTTTCTCCCTAATCTCCATCCTATGTAGGTGGTATTTTTGGTGTGGACATGCCCTGATTAAAgttaattgttattttaaaagtcCACACCTATAAAGTAGGAAGTGTCCTTCACCTTACAAAAATATCTTCACTTTACAAAAGGATTTGCTAGTAACTTCCCCTTAAGAAGTTTTAGAAAGAATCCTAGACCTTCTGGGTACCTAAGGATGAATTATTTGAAtagaaaagcttttattaagcacttattttgtgGCTGGCAGCTAAGTGCTGCTGATCCAAATGCAGAAGCAAAGATAGTTCTTGCCTTCCAGGAGCTCATGTTCGAAATGGGAAGACTATAGTGTAAGCAAACTGGTGTCCAGGAGGGGGCACTTTAGACTTGAAAATTACTGGGATGGCTATTGAGGCCTGTTCTTGGCCATGTTAATTTTGATCTTGGCTCCAGAACCGAAGGAGCAGCAAGGCTGCTGGTGAGTTTGTTGTATCCAGGGAACAGAAGAGTGAAGCATGGCTTAGGTATCCCTGATATAATGGGCCAGGTGAGGCAGTCACCAGTCTGGCGATCTTTTTGAAATGTGCATAAGACTCCCTAATTTATAGGTGTggacatttaaaataataataatctttatCAGGGTATGACCACACCAAAAATGCCATCTGCTAAGAATGGTGATTGGCAGAAAGGGATAATCCAGGAATTCGCTATTATGTAAGCTCTGATTTCACTTTGCAGCACAGTAGTCCAGTTCTGCTATATCATCTTACAGGTGGACTATAGCTGAGAaccagaggggttaagtgacttgtcttagGTTATAGATATAATAGTATGTGGAAGCTGGAGTTGCAGACTAGGTCCcaagactccaaatccaaagtgATTTACATTGCACACTATACCTTAACTCCTTTACTGCATTTATCATAAAATTTGATTTAGACTCTTGATTAGTGCACAGAGCAATGTATTTTTACTTGCTGATACTTAACCTTAAGTTTTTTATTCTTGTGGTcaggaaaatgaggggaaaaaaacacaacactTAAAGCAAGTAAATCCTTGCAGATACAATGCAGGCATCCTCTTACATTTCATATCCTTCACATCTAAAGTGACTGTTggaaaaggtttttgtttttttcaggccATTTGTAGTTTAAAATTGGGTGCCAATCTTATACTGGAAATTGGGACTTAGATGTTTGTGTTCAAGTCAGTGAATCTGGAGCATTGAGCACTATTGGGTGcttgggagatacaaagatgttTAGAATAAAGTCTTACTCAAAGTTTAAAGCTCTTACAGTACAATTGGCAAGACCCATGAATCTAATTTTCCTTCCTCCTGAATAGAACTTTAATTTAATGCTCTACTTTATTTAGGGTCCTATCAAATTATTACTTTTGAATGTTTTTTTGGTAGAATTATCTGCATCTCAGATTCTCATAGGTTACCTGTATATCCCTTCTCTGAAGCATGAGGCCCCTATTTGTACAGATATCCCAGACAGTTAATCATCAAGCCTCCACTTGGATCTTTCTCATGATGAGGAAGTAGcaaaatttacataaaataaacAGTGTTATAGGTGGCAGCAGGGAACTACTAACTTTGGAGTCCAGAGACCTGGCTGTGGATCATAACTCAGCACCTGAATTTTGTTTGACCTTTTGAAGTCACTTTGGTtc from Notamacropus eugenii isolate mMacEug1 chromosome 1, mMacEug1.pri_v2, whole genome shotgun sequence includes these protein-coding regions:
- the PALB2 gene encoding partner and localizer of BRCA2 isoform X2, with translation MEDPAGRVLSCEEKEKLKEKLAFLKREYSKTLARLQRAQRAEKAKNSLKTEQNCTLKQESLIQTNSEPEDKVCLGDKLATCTLQIDACLNAETKEKTAVTLDSEPELLSTSDGSSGAYPEHVDDNCQENVLYSVTGPDNEKKQSEQPLVRMKTPKKTSVSEGEESFFASDSLVNAGPEQVFATENPELPVLQVKNQFSCEKEIQNSPRSITEINECLVAPASELENDASAILKENNISKMAALSLHHPLQLECVPLEEICDNYKLATQCSMNRIHVSSEKLEEGGKKYIISPGDKMVNLNMNVDKKMSSTFALPSDDRVNELNHSLSKNTHFDEQNHSLKPLGSSSDLLDSRGENLQKKEVLSETVSPTIEIISPGPTENALNSCTVLDGLLFPVEYYVRTTRQMSNCQRTVDLEAVIQSQLGVKRKGFKRKCKQVTKHLDLSSQEQSELPLSDQGSSSSPLQKSFSSTTEGSAAALPTKDNDCALNTCKRRSSRRLRGRRFFCKKGINDQDSEVQVSDKLDIKKPKEDVALCKEAPRKKEHATGTTPVFGSQIHSENVATEITGPTFCTPSHTYLKKTDNFTGDNQCNNSPSALKLGTNMHSLGREVKKQPDQIVRSSERKFDSDCGFQETLPPVDSGTFRERPLLESTLQTKVAEHPAEIWCDSLKVGNLQLVSKLKNLSDSCSVDVSTVWWDVTGYKESCIITACEFTVSLWKSLDNWQWRKVYTWHFTEIPVLQIIPLWDTCNLVCVALGHLEIREIRLLFCSDDEYLKQSLVKSGNIKAVLGLRHKRLVCSNGTLHDHQVDLMTFSGSGRSKEKQTLMSPEETILAFAEVQGMQDALLGTTLMSNIVIWNLKTGQLLKKMQIGNSYQASICHKAYSDMGLLFVVLSHPHGKEVESMGSPIFRLIVINPKTALSVDVQPFSLPQGHTGRFLDGEVKDNLAAAVLTSGTIAVWDLFLGHCTALLLPNSDGNWSFVKWSGTDSCLLAGQKNGSVFVYSYI
- the PALB2 gene encoding partner and localizer of BRCA2 isoform X1, whose product is MEDPAGRVLSCEEKEKLKEKLAFLKREYSKTLARLQRAQRAEKAKNSLKTEQNCTLKQESLIQTNSEPEDKVCLGDKLATCTLQIDACLNAETKEKTAVTLDSEPELLSTSDGSSGAYPEHVDDNCQENVLYSVTGPDNEKKQSEQPLVRMKTPKKTSVSEGEESFFASDSLVNAGPEQVFATENPELPVLQVKNQFSCEKEIQNSPRSITEINECLVAPASELENDASAILKENNISKMAALSLHHPLQLECVPLEEICDNYKLATQCSMNRIHVSSEKLEEGGKKYIISPGDKMVNLNMNVDKKMSSTFALPSDDRVNELNHSLSKNTHFDEQNHSLKPLGSSSDLLDSRGENLQKKEVLSETVSPTIEIISPGPTENALNSCTVLDGLLFPVEYYVRTTRQMSNCQRTVDLEAVIQSQLGVKRKGFKRKCKQVTKHLDLSSQEQSELPLSDQGSSSSPLQKSFSSTTEGSAAALPTKDNDCALNTCKRRSSRRLRGRRFFCKKGINDQDSEVQVSDKLDIKKPKEDVALCKEAPRKKEHATGKQGCIQNKNLHSSIGNDSLIVDNTRFDLSFHLKNEIFSFKKLSSGINIADFDLPDEDFGILKFEKLKSHSAQQLEPFDSGDGGKKCDDGNCRILEQLVPKRIVTEKENLAEDIITVTNSQPKKPKHIPQNMLLFTPSSTNLPDTINQLEADVCSPVFPVLGTTPVFGSQIHSENVATEITGPTFCTPSHTYLKKTDNFTGDNQCNNSPSALKLGTNMHSLGREVKKQPDQIVRSSERKFDSDCGFQETLPPVDSGTFRERPLLESTLQTKVAEHPAEIWCDSLKVGNLQLVSKLKNLSDSCSVDVSTVWWDVTGYKESCIITACEFTVSLWKSLDNWQWRKVYTWHFTEIPVLQIIPLWDTCNLVCVALGHLEIREIRLLFCSDDEYLKQSLVKSGNIKAVLGLRHKRLVCSNGTLHDHQVDLMTFSGSGRSKEKQTLMSPEETILAFAEVQGMQDALLGTTLMSNIVIWNLKTGQLLKKMQIGNSYQASICHKAYSDMGLLFVVLSHPHGKEVESMGSPIFRLIVINPKTALSVDVQPFSLPQGHTGRFLDGEVKDNLAAAVLTSGTIAVWDLFLGHCTALLLPNSDGNWSFVKWSGTDSCLLAGQKNGSVFVYSYI